The following DNA comes from Arcobacter cloacae.
TATTTCACTTCCAAGCTGTCCATTTGAACCAGTCACTAAAACATTATAGATATTTGAATTAAGCATAATAATCTACTCCAAATTGAAATATCTCTTTATCATCTTTTATATCAAAAAGTTTTGGTTGTTTTGTATCTTTAGCTGACAGATTTAATTCATCATGATTTAAAATCCAATCTATATTTAGATTTTCATCATCAAAGGCTATACCTCTATCACATTGTGGGCTATAGTAGTTATCTACTTTATATGCAAAAATAGTATCATCTTCTAAAACTACAAATCCATGAGCAAATCCTCTTGGAACTAATAGTTGTTTTTTATTCTCCGCACTTAAAAGAACTGCTACATGTTGTCCGAATGTAGGAGAGTTACGTCTTATATCAACTGCTACATCTAGAACTCTTCCAGAAATTACACGAACAAGTTTTGTTTGAGCATGTGGGGGAAGTTGATAATGAAGACCTCTTAGAACTCCTTTTGAAGATTTACTTTCATTATCTTGGCAGAAGTTTATTTTATATCCTAAAAACTCTTCTAATTTATCTTGCCTAAAAGTCTCTACAAAGTATCCTCTACTATCACCATGAACGGTTGGTTCAATAATTACTACATCAGGAATATTTGTTCTTGTAAATGTCATAATTATTTCATCCTTCTTGGTTGATTTGCTCTAGTTATTAGATATTGTCCATATTGGTTTTTCTTTAAAGGTTCTGCTAATTCAAGAAGTTTTTCTTTTGAAATATATCCCATTTCATAAGCTATTTCTTCAAGACAGGCTACTTTTAGACTTTGTCTATGTTCTATAGTTTGTATAAAAGTACTTGCTTCAAGAAGTGATTCATGTGTTCCTGTATCAAGCCAAGCGTATCCTCTTCCCATAAGTTCAACTTTTAATCTATTTTCATTTAGATAATCTTGATTTAAAGTTGTAATTTCTAGTTCACCACGATCACTTGGTTTTACTTCTTTTGCTTTTTTTACTACATCATTTGGATAAAAATACAATCCTACAACGGCATAATTTGATTTTGGGTTATTTGGTTTTTCTTCAATAGAGATTACATCTCCACTATCATTAAATTCTGCAACTCCATATCTTTGCGGATCCGAAACATAGTAACCAAATACTGTAGCTTTATTTTCATCTTTTATATTTTTTACACTTTTTGCTAAAAGTTCTGTTAATCCATGACCATAAAAGATATTATCACCAAGTACTAAACATGCATCATCACCATCCAAAAACTCTTCACCTAAGATAAATGCTTGTGCTAGTCCATCTGGGCTTGGTTGAATTACATATTCAAATCTCATACCTAAATCTTTTCCATCACCTAAAAGATTTATAAAACTAGGTTGATCTTGAGGAGTTGTAATAATTAATACTTCTTTTATACCTGCTAGCATTAAAACAGACAAAGGATAATATATCATAGGTTTATCATAGATTGGAACTAATTGTTTACTTACACCCTTTGTTATTGGGTACAATCTTGTCCCACTCCCTCCTGCTAGGATTATCCCTTTCATATATTATTCTCCTTTTTATTTAAACTTTTTACAAATTTTAGTAGTGATTATACCAAACCACTTTACTCTTTTTGTACTCTTTTTTGAGTAAATTCCAAAATTTGTGATTTTTCAAGGCGCGAATAATAGCTTATTTACTCTTTGAAGGTGGTTAATAATCTTTTTATATATTTTATTCATTCTCTTTTATCAAACATAAGTTTCTATTTTTAAAGAACATTTAGGATATAATGTAGCTTAAAACTACAAATTTTGGAGAAACAAATGAAAGTAATAGAAGGTAATTTAAGATTAAAAGGCAATGAAAAAGTTGCTATTATCAACGGTAGATTTAATCATATCATTACAGATAGATTAGTTGAAGGTGCAAGGGATGCTTTCAAAAGACATGGTGGAAATGAAGAAAATTTAGAACTAATATTAGTACCTGGTGCTTTTGAAATTCCTTTTGCACTTGAAAAAGCACTATCAAGTGGAAAATATGATGCTGTTTGTTGTGTAGGTGCAGTTATTAGAGGGGCAACTCCACATTTTGACTATATTTCAGCAGAAGCTACAAAAGGTATCGCAACAGTTGGAATAAAACATGGAAAACCTGTATCAAATGGTGTTTTAACAACTGATACAATAGAACAAGCAATTGAGCGAGCTGGTTCAAAAGTAGGAAATAAAGGTGCTGAAGCTATGATTACAATCATTGAAATGTTAGATTTATACTCTGAAATGGAGAAATAATTTTGGCAACAAGAACACAAGCAAGAGAGTCAGTAATAGGACTACTTTATGCCTATGATTTAGGAAATGAAGGAATTGTAAAATTTGTAGATGAGATTTTAGAAGAGAAAAAAATCAGAAATCAACAAAAAGAGTTTGCACTAAAACTTTTCAATGGTACAGTTACAAATATCGAAAAAATTGACAATGAAATCATAACTCACTTAAATCAAAGAACTTTAGATGATTTAGGTTCAGTTGAAAAATCTATTTTAAGACTTGCTATTTATGAGATTTTATTTGAAGATTTACCAAAAGCTATCATAATAAATGAAGCAATTGAATTATCAAAAAGATTAGCAAGTGATGGTGCTCCAAAATTTGTAAATGGTTTACTTGATAAAGTAATAAAGGCTTAGATTATGAATAATGCTATGAAATTATGTATCTCTTTAGATTTACCAACAGCAAAAGAAAACCTTGAGTTAGTAGAACAAATCAAAGATTTTGATGTATGGCTAAAAGTTGGTTTTAGAAGCTTTATAAGAGATGGAAAAAAGTTTTTAGAGGATTTAAAAGCTATAAATCCAAATTTTAAAATATTTTTGGATTTAAAACTTTATGATATTCCAAATACTATGGCTGATGCTGCGCAAGAAATAGCAAATTTTGGAATAGTTGATATGTTCAACGTTCACGCAAGTTCAGGTGTAGAAGCTATGAAAACAGTGATGGATAGAATCAAAGATATTCCAAACAAACCTTTAGTTTTAGCAGTTACTGCTCTTACATCTTTTGATAATGGTAGTTTTAAAGCTATTTATAATGAAGATATAAATACAAAAGCAACACAATTTGCAATTGATACATATTCATCAGGTGTTGATGGAGTTGTTTGTTCTGCGTATGAAAGTTTTGATATAAAAAATAACACTTCAAAAGAGTTTATCACTTTATGCCCTGGAATTAGACCTTTTGGTGAAGAAAGTGGTGATCAAAAAAGAGTAGCTGATATTTCGTTTGCAAAAGAAAATTTAGTTGATTTTATAGTTGTTGGAAGACCTATATACAAATCTGAAAGTCCCAAAAAAGTAGTAGAAGAGATATTAAAAAATATTTAATATCTCTTTTTTATATTTTAAGTGATATTTAAGAGACATGGTATTATAATTCCCGTCCTGATTTTATAATAATAAAATTAGACAGCTGAACATGGACAGTTGGGTGAGCTGGCTGAAACCACCTCCCTGCTAAGGAGACGTACTGGCAACGGTACCGAGGGTTCAAATCCCTCACTGTCCGCCATCGTGGGTCATTAGCTCAGCTGGTTAGAGCACTCGGCTCATAACCGAGTGGTCGAAGGTTCGAGTCCTTCATGACCCACCACTTACAAAGCCCGATTTATGAACTCTTTGAGTTTTTAAATTGGGCTTTTTTTGTTTCTAAAAAAATATTTTTAACACTTTTTTACCACAAAATTTTTATACTTTTGTTTTCTAGCTTAATAATTTAATCTATATCTCTTTATAAAATTAATGAATCATATATTTTTAATTATATTACATAAATGTAAAATTAATATTCTATAATGTAGAATATATTTAATATAAAATAGAATATATTTTCTATATCTTAAAAAATATATGAAAGGATTTAATAATGTTAGAAGTATTATTAGGTAGTAAAAATGCAGAAAGAGTATTACAATTTATTTTAGCTAGAAATAGTGCCTATGCTAGAGAAATAGCATTGTTTTATGATGTTAGTCCTTCTGTTATAAAAAAACAATTGGAAAAATTTGAAATTGGAAATATTATAGTAGGTAGAAATGTTGGCAATATAAGAATATATGAACTAAATCAACGAAATTCATTAATTAAAGAGCTTACTGCTTTATTATTGAAAGCAAGATCAAATTATGAACCAGATGAGAGAGCTAGATTAGTTAGAAAAGATAGAAGTAGACCTAGAAGTAAAAATAAACCACTTATTCAAAGAAGAGATAATATTTAGGATATATAAAAATGAATATTGAATTATTAAAAGAAGTAAAAACACCAGAAGAAACAGCATCCATGGTTTATGAGATACTTAAAAGTAATGGAATTGATGTTGTTTTAACAGGTGGTAGTTGTATGGAAATTTACACTCATTCTAATTATTCATCGTATGATTTAGATTTTATTGCTAATCCTTCAATAAAATCAGAACAGATTAAAAATGCTATGATTCAAGCAGGTTTTAAAAAAACTAAAAATAGATATTTTAAACACCCTGATAATGACTATTATGTAGAATTTCCAACAGGTCCTGTTAGTTTAGGAAATGAAGAACCAATAGTTCATAATGAGCTAAAAACTCACGTAGGAACTTTAAAACTTCTTACACCTACAAATTGTGTTAAAGATAGATTATGTGCTTATTTATATCATGATGGAGAAGAATGTTTTTCTCAAGCAATTGCAGTTGCTCATAAAAATGAAATAGATAAAGAAAATTTATTAAAATAGGCAGATAAAGAATGCCTTGAAATGAAACAAATAGTGAATGAATTATTTAATAACTTGGAGTATTTGTATAAAGTAGTAGATAATGAACTAATTAAATCTTATTTGAAATCAAAAGAAGAAAAACATAAAGTTGATATTAGTATAGAATCGGATTTTTTATTATTAACTGATGATTTAATTGATGACTACATAATTCATCAATTATTAAATGTTGAATTAGGTGAAAATAAAATGTATTACAACAAAATGAAAAATTTGTACGATGATTACTATTTGTCATTAGAAGTTAAAAAAGCTTTAAATGATGGTGAAAAATCAATTAAAGTAAAGTTAGATGATTTATAATCTTGAATTCAAACCTCAAACTTTAAAAGAATGGATATGAAAATGTCTATGAAATAAAACTAAAAACTCTGGGATACAGACTTGCTTATCAAGTTAAAGATGAAGAAATAGTTATTTTAGTATTAGGTGTTGGGAAAAGAGAAAAAGATAGATTCTAAATTTATTCTTTTTCCCTATTATAGAATTTCAGATTATCTCTTTATATATATTAAAAACTACTACTATATCCCAACGCCTCTTGTATTGCAAAAATCTCTTCAACAGTTTTATACATAGTTTCAATATTTAGCATATTTGGTCCATCACTTTTTGCTACACTTGGGTCTATATGTGTTTCAAAGAAAAAGCCATCCACACCAACAGCAGCAGCAGCTTTTGCCATAGCTGGAACAAAAGATGAGTTTCCTCCTGTTGTTCCTCCTGTACTTGGAATTTGAACTGAATGAGTCGCATCAAAAATCACAGGAGCATACTGTTTTAATAAAATTAGATTTCTCATATCCACAACTAAAGCACCATATCCAAAAGTATTTCCTCTTTCACAAAGCCAAACACCTGCTTTTTGAGCATTTTCGTAATTTACCTCAAAAATCCCTCTTGTATTTAAAATCTTTTCAACTGGGTGTTTCATCGCATCAGCTGCTAAAAATTGCCCTTTTTTGATATTTATAATTGCAGGTGTTTTAGCAGCTGCTACTAGCAAATCTGTTTGTCTACATAAAAATGCAGGAATTTGTAAAATATCCATTATTTCACCAGCTGGTGCTGCTTGGTAAGACTCATGAATATCTGTTATTACTTTATATCCAAACTGCTCTTTTATCTCTTGAAATAGTTTTAAACCCTCATCAAGTCCTGGACCTCTAAATGAACTAATACTTGTTCTATTTGCTTTATCAAAACTAGCTTTAAAATAAAAATCTACTCTTTTATCTTCACTTAGTGGTTTTAGCTTTTCAGCTATTCTCATAACCGTATCTCTATCTTCAAGTACACATGGTCCTGTCAATATTTTCATATAAATCCTTTTAAAATTGTTTGTTTTTCTTTGCCTGTTAATGCATAATAAAATTCATAAATATTTTGGCAAATATACTCTATATCATTTTTGGCATGGCTATCACATGCTAATAAAATTTTATCACCTATTTTTAGTTCTTCTTCCCATAAAGGAAGTAGTATTGTATCATTTTCTCTTTGAAGTAACAATGGAACAACATTGTTTTTTAACTCTTTATTATATAAAGAAGTTGCCAATAAATCCAAAGATAATTTCTCTTTAGAAAGTAAATATTTATATATTTGTGGAGCTTTATTTTCATTTATTTCAAGTTCTACTAATAAAGGTTTTTCATTTATCTCTTTTAGTAATCTAGCTACTAATTTTGAAGCCCAAAGATTATCTTTTTTAATAATAAGCTTCAAAAACTTATCACTAAGTGGCATAACTAAAGCATTTGTAACTTTATTTACTAGGATTTTTGAAGGTGTAAAAATATGATTTATATTTGCTTTTTTAAATAAAAAATCATCAGCTATATCATTTTCTCTTACTATTGTTACTATATTTGGATTTAGTTTTTTTGCAGTTGCTAAAATAGATAAATTTGTAGTGTCATTATCAGTAATTGCAGCAATTGCAACAGCCTTTTTTATTCCAACTTCTAATAATAACTCTCTATCATCTGCATTTCCAAAAACCAAATGTGAAATCTCATCTTTTGTTAATTCTATATTTTTACTTTTATCTATTTCTATTAGTTTTACTTCTATATCATGCTCATTTAGTTTCTCAAAAACTCTTTTCCCCATTCTTCCATAACCACAAATAATATATAAACCTTTTGGAAAAACTGGCAAAGTTGCATTTAAATTATCAATTCCGTAAAGCCATTTTTCAATTTTGAATAAATTTGCAGACCATAAAGCCAAACTTATCTCTGATGAAATAATAGAAAAAGGATTTACGATAACCTCAGCATCTAAATCTTTTAGATTTTCCGTATGATTTGAAGTTGTTGATTTAACTGCAACTTTTACATTTGGATTTAAAGCCTTTGCTATTAGTGTGATTTTTAAATTTAAATCATCCTCTTCAAGAAGTGAAACTATTGCTTTACAATTTTTCTTCTTTAAACCAGCAGCCTCTAAAACTTTTACAGAATATGTTTCACTATGTAAAACAGGAACTGTTGGAGTAAAATTTTCTAAGTTTAGATTATTTATTTTTGATTTATCTCTTTCTATTACAACTGTTCGTAAACCCTCTTCCATAGCTTTTATTATAATTTTTCTAGTAATTTGGTTGTATCCTAAAACTACTATAAATCTCTCGTTTAGGTTTTTTATTTGTCTTAAAAATTTTGCCTTTTCAAGTTCACTAATAAATAGTTTATCTTGTAACAATGTGATTAAAGAACCTATACTATAAAACCAACCAAGAACTGTAAGATATATACAAAATGTAACCCAAATTCTTTGTGGATAAGTAAAAGTATAAGGAGTTTCACCAAACCCAATAGTTGTTGCTGTGTAAGAGATAAAATAAAAAGCATCAAAGATGCTCATATTGTAAACATTTCCATCTGAATCAACTCCATCAATGATAGTTAATCCAAAAATAGCAATAGCATAAGTTACTAATATTACTAAAAATGGTTTTCTCATTTTTTGTAATATTATAAATAATGAATTATTTTTCAAAATCTTACTCTATCTTTTTGATTTTAAAGTATCACCAACATATAACGCAACAGAAGTTAAGTTTGCAAGTAATGCTCCACCTGATAAAGATACGATAACAGCCATAATTTCACTATTCATTCCAGAGCCATAAACAGCAATAGTCCAAACAGTAGCAGCTGCTATTAGTTGAATATCTGCAACCAATGAAGTTGCTAATAAAACAGACCCAACTTGAGTTTTATCACCTAATTTTAAAATCGTAGCTATTAAATTTACTATAATTGCTGCAAATAACTCATATTTACTATGACTTTCAATAGTATGCATATCACCATAAAAAAAACCAAAATTCAATGTCATCGCTAAAATGATAAAAAAACCTGAAATTACCTTGTCTAAATTCATTTTTTATTTCC
Coding sequences within:
- the rfbC gene encoding dTDP-4-dehydrorhamnose 3,5-epimerase, whose protein sequence is MTFTRTNIPDVVIIEPTVHGDSRGYFVETFRQDKLEEFLGYKINFCQDNESKSSKGVLRGLHYQLPPHAQTKLVRVISGRVLDVAVDIRRNSPTFGQHVAVLLSAENKKQLLVPRGFAHGFVVLEDDTIFAYKVDNYYSPQCDRGIAFDDENLNIDWILNHDELNLSAKDTKQPKLFDIKDDKEIFQFGVDYYA
- the rfbA gene encoding glucose-1-phosphate thymidylyltransferase RfbA; protein product: MKGIILAGGSGTRLYPITKGVSKQLVPIYDKPMIYYPLSVLMLAGIKEVLIITTPQDQPSFINLLGDGKDLGMRFEYVIQPSPDGLAQAFILGEEFLDGDDACLVLGDNIFYGHGLTELLAKSVKNIKDENKATVFGYYVSDPQRYGVAEFNDSGDVISIEEKPNNPKSNYAVVGLYFYPNDVVKKAKEVKPSDRGELEITTLNQDYLNENRLKVELMGRGYAWLDTGTHESLLEASTFIQTIEHRQSLKVACLEEIAYEMGYISKEKLLELAEPLKKNQYGQYLITRANQPRRMK
- the ribH gene encoding 6,7-dimethyl-8-ribityllumazine synthase → MKVIEGNLRLKGNEKVAIINGRFNHIITDRLVEGARDAFKRHGGNEENLELILVPGAFEIPFALEKALSSGKYDAVCCVGAVIRGATPHFDYISAEATKGIATVGIKHGKPVSNGVLTTDTIEQAIERAGSKVGNKGAEAMITIIEMLDLYSEMEK
- the nusB gene encoding transcription antitermination factor NusB, producing MATRTQARESVIGLLYAYDLGNEGIVKFVDEILEEKKIRNQQKEFALKLFNGTVTNIEKIDNEIITHLNQRTLDDLGSVEKSILRLAIYEILFEDLPKAIIINEAIELSKRLASDGAPKFVNGLLDKVIKA
- the pyrF gene encoding orotidine-5'-phosphate decarboxylase, translating into MNNAMKLCISLDLPTAKENLELVEQIKDFDVWLKVGFRSFIRDGKKFLEDLKAINPNFKIFLDLKLYDIPNTMADAAQEIANFGIVDMFNVHASSGVEAMKTVMDRIKDIPNKPLVLAVTALTSFDNGSFKAIYNEDINTKATQFAIDTYSSGVDGVVCSAYESFDIKNNTSKEFITLCPGIRPFGEESGDQKRVADISFAKENLVDFIVVGRPIYKSESPKKVVEEILKNI
- a CDS encoding ArsR family transcriptional regulator, whose amino-acid sequence is MLEVLLGSKNAERVLQFILARNSAYAREIALFYDVSPSVIKKQLEKFEIGNIIVGRNVGNIRIYELNQRNSLIKELTALLLKARSNYEPDERARLVRKDRSRPRSKNKPLIQRRDNI
- a CDS encoding type II toxin-antitoxin system RelE family toxin, with product MGYRLAYQVKDEEIVILVLGVGKREKDRF
- the kdsA gene encoding 3-deoxy-8-phosphooctulonate synthase produces the protein MKILTGPCVLEDRDTVMRIAEKLKPLSEDKRVDFYFKASFDKANRTSISSFRGPGLDEGLKLFQEIKEQFGYKVITDIHESYQAAPAGEIMDILQIPAFLCRQTDLLVAAAKTPAIINIKKGQFLAADAMKHPVEKILNTRGIFEVNYENAQKAGVWLCERGNTFGYGALVVDMRNLILLKQYAPVIFDATHSVQIPSTGGTTGGNSSFVPAMAKAAAAVGVDGFFFETHIDPSVAKSDGPNMLNIETMYKTVEEIFAIQEALGYSSSF
- a CDS encoding potassium channel family protein, translated to MKNNSLFIILQKMRKPFLVILVTYAIAIFGLTIIDGVDSDGNVYNMSIFDAFYFISYTATTIGFGETPYTFTYPQRIWVTFCIYLTVLGWFYSIGSLITLLQDKLFISELEKAKFLRQIKNLNERFIVVLGYNQITRKIIIKAMEEGLRTVVIERDKSKINNLNLENFTPTVPVLHSETYSVKVLEAAGLKKKNCKAIVSLLEEDDLNLKITLIAKALNPNVKVAVKSTTSNHTENLKDLDAEVIVNPFSIISSEISLALWSANLFKIEKWLYGIDNLNATLPVFPKGLYIICGYGRMGKRVFEKLNEHDIEVKLIEIDKSKNIELTKDEISHLVFGNADDRELLLEVGIKKAVAIAAITDNDTTNLSILATAKKLNPNIVTIVRENDIADDFLFKKANINHIFTPSKILVNKVTNALVMPLSDKFLKLIIKKDNLWASKLVARLLKEINEKPLLVELEINENKAPQIYKYLLSKEKLSLDLLATSLYNKELKNNVVPLLLQRENDTILLPLWEEELKIGDKILLACDSHAKNDIEYICQNIYEFYYALTGKEKQTILKGFI
- a CDS encoding DUF6394 family protein produces the protein MNLDKVISGFFIILAMTLNFGFFYGDMHTIESHSKYELFAAIIVNLIATILKLGDKTQVGSVLLATSLVADIQLIAAATVWTIAVYGSGMNSEIMAVIVSLSGGALLANLTSVALYVGDTLKSKR